TCAGTAAACATTTATGTTGGCAACCTCTCTTACGATATGACTGAAGGTAAACTCACTGAGCTTTTCGGAGCACACGGTGCAGTAACTTCTGCAAAAATCATCACTGACCAGTATTCTGGTCGTTCTAAAGGTTTCGGATTCATCGAAATGAAAGATGGAAAAGAAGCTGATAACGCGATCAAAGATCTTAACGGAAAAAACATCCTTAACCGTGAGATGAAAGTAAACATCGCAAAACCTAAAACTAACAACTGGAGATAATCTAGTTTGTCAAAAATCCGTCGCTTAACATCAGTTTAAGTGACGGATTTTTTTTGCCTATTTAGTTTATCTAATTTTAAATAAATCACTTCAAGTTATTTACATAAAATTCAATTCTCACCTAAGTCCGACAAAACCTTAAAACTTTTTTCATTTATCTTCTAATGATACTTATAAGGAATTGGGAGTAAATTTACCCATCAAATCCAATTGACATATGATCGATCACCATTTAGTATTACGATAAGGGTATCGATATGGGAAAAGTAACCGTCTCACCAAAATTTCAAGTAGTCATTCCAAAAGAAATTCGCGAACAAATCGGTGTCAAAGCTGGGATGAAACTCGAAATCATAACCTTTGGGAATCGTATTGAGTTAATTCCCATAGAACCCATTAAAAAACTAAAAGGTTCGTTATTCGGGATGGATCCAAAATTAGAAAGGGATGGAGATCGGATTTGAATGTCGTTGATTCCTCCGGGTGGTTAGAATATTTCAGTGGAACGAGTCGAGCCAATCTATTTGCTGAAGCCATTGAAAAAACAGAAATCTTAATTGTCCCCAGTTTGTCCTTATTTGAAATCTTCAAAAAAGTTTATAAAGAACGAGGTGAGGACCTTGCTCTGAAAATGGTTGCTCATATGCAACTCGGCACGGTCGTCAATTTAGATTCTAGAATATCAATCTATGCCGCAAAGATCAGTGTGGAAAAATCAATACCTATGGCAGATAGTATCATTTATGCAACGGCCCAACTGAACAAAGCAACTCTGTGGACTCAAGATAATGATTTTCGAGGATTGCCAGGAGTGAAGTTTTTCGAAAAGAAAAACTGATTCGAGGATCCTTCGTTCACCCCCCCTTTACAAAATCACCCGATACTTCGCCTTCATCTTTTCTATCTGTTCCTCTGGGATCTGATGTATATTTTTTCCGCCATGCCTGTTTTCGACAGTGACCACAAAAAATAAATATCCAAATTCATTCGCCAATCGTTCGTAAGGTTCTAGTTCCCAATCTAAAGCAAAGGTATTGTCAACGATGACAAAAGGAATTCCCTCTTGCAAAGCCTCTTTGGTTTTTGATTCACATTCTTTGTAGGCCAGGTGATTTTTTTGATACTCAAAGTTATATTCTCCAGATTCATTTTCAAAATAGGAATCAATGGAAAACACAGCTGCTCCATTGGATGAAGAAAGAGTTTTTGCTAAGGTAGTTTTTCCCGATCCGGGAATTCCTCTTAAGGCAAGGAGTGTGTTTTTTTCCTTAATACTGTTTGGCTCTGTTTCCTGGCCTTGCAAATTCTTAGATTCCATTCTCCAAACCCTAATTCTTTTTCCTCACTTGGAAAGAGAAAAATCTCGCAAGGAATGGTTCTATCTGAAAGAATAGATAAGAATTAAGGAGACTTTTGTGTCATACGAAGCTTATAAACTCATCCATATTTTCGGAATGTATTTGTTATTTTTATCCCTCGGAGGAGTTACCCTCTACACCATCAACGGTGGAAAAAAATCGGAAAACAAATTCAAAACGGTAGCTGCCATTACTCACGGTGTGGCTCTCATTCTCCTTTTCGTTGCCGGATTTGGCCTCATGAAATTTCGAGGAATCTCCCATTCGGCGATGCCAGTTTGGGTCATTTTGAAAATCGTCATCTGGCTTGCGTTTGGTGGACTTTTAGCGATGGCTTCTAAAAAAGAAAAATTTGCTAAAATCCTTTGGTTTGTGTTTCCACTTTTGGGTTTGTTGGCAGCCTATCTCGCGTTCTACCAACCTTTTTAATTTTTAAAAAGTCTGCCTTTTCGCACATGCGAGGGGGCAGTCCATTTTCCCTTCCCGCTTTTTCTTTTTCCTTTCCCCCACTTACCGAGTCTGAAATAAGAATCTAAGACCAAGAATTTCTCGAGGGAATATGAAAACACGAATCGAAACCGACTCTATGGGCGAAATTGAAGTGGAGGCATCTCGTTATTGGGGGGCACAAACCGAACGTTCCCTCCACCACTTCCGCATCGGAACAGACAAATTTCCAAGAGAGATGATTCGTGCTCTAGGGATTTTAAAAAAATCGGCAGCACTGACAAACAAAGAGCTGGGAATCCTTTCCACAGAGAAAACGGAACTCATTGTGAAGGCAGCGGACGAAATCATCGCAGGAATTTTAGATGACCACTTCCCCCTTGCGGTATGGCAAACTGGATCAGGCACTCAAACTAATATGAATGTGAATGAAGTGATTTCCAATAGAGCCATCGAAATGGCCGGTGGAGTTCTCGGATCGAAAAAACCCAT
The sequence above is drawn from the Leptospira sp. WS4.C2 genome and encodes:
- a CDS encoding RNA-binding protein, with product MSVNIYVGNLSYDMTEGKLTELFGAHGAVTSAKIITDQYSGRSKGFGFIEMKDGKEADNAIKDLNGKNILNREMKVNIAKPKTNNWR
- a CDS encoding AbrB/MazE/SpoVT family DNA-binding domain-containing protein encodes the protein MGKVTVSPKFQVVIPKEIREQIGVKAGMKLEIITFGNRIELIPIEPIKKLKGSLFGMDPKLERDGDRI
- a CDS encoding type II toxin-antitoxin system VapC family toxin encodes the protein MNVVDSSGWLEYFSGTSRANLFAEAIEKTEILIVPSLSLFEIFKKVYKERGEDLALKMVAHMQLGTVVNLDSRISIYAAKISVEKSIPMADSIIYATAQLNKATLWTQDNDFRGLPGVKFFEKKN
- a CDS encoding ATP-binding protein — translated: MESKNLQGQETEPNSIKEKNTLLALRGIPGSGKTTLAKTLSSSNGAAVFSIDSYFENESGEYNFEYQKNHLAYKECESKTKEALQEGIPFVIVDNTFALDWELEPYERLANEFGYLFFVVTVENRHGGKNIHQIPEEQIEKMKAKYRVIL